CGCGTGGCAGCCGATCTCGTGCGCGCGGGAGAAGCCGATGCCTGCGTGAGCGCGGGCAATACGGGCGCGCTCATGGCCATTTCGCGTTTCGTGCTGAAGATGCTGCCTGGTGTCGAACGGCCCGCTATCGCATCGATGCTGCCCACGCAGAAAGGCCATTGCTGCATGCTGGACCTGGGCGCCAACGTCAATTGCACGCCCGTGCATCTGTTGCAGTTCGCGGTCATGGGATCGTCCTTGTTCACCGCGGTGGATGGTAACGAGAGTCCCACGGTGGGATTGCTCAACATCGGCGAAGAAGAGATCAAGGGCAACGAAATCGCGAAACTTGCAGGTGACCTGCTCAAGACCAGCGGCTTGAATTACTTCGGTAACGTGGAAGGCGACGACGTGTACATGGGCACCACGGATGTCGTGGTATGCGACGGTTTCGTCGGCAACGTCTTTCTCAAGGGGTCCGAGGGCCTCGCCCGTATGCTTGCGGCTTATCTGCGCGAGGAGTACCAGCGTAACGGATGGAACAAACTCGCGGCCTTTCTCTCGCTTCCCGCCATCTCCGCCTTTCGTAAGCGCGTGGATCCGCGCCGCTACAACGGGGCCTCCTTGCTAGGGTTGCGAGGAATCGTGGTGAAAAGCCACGGCTCCGCCGATGCCCTTGCATTCGAAGTGGCCATCGGCCGGGCTTACGACGAAGCGCGTAACAAGGTTCTGGACCGCATCGCCGCTCATATGCCGCGGATGCTGGAGAAGGTGGGTTGATATATTCGCGGATCACGGCCACTGGCGGATATCTTCCAAGCCGCGTGGTGACCAATGAGGAGTTGGCAAGCCGTTTGGATACCTCCGACGAGTGGATCAGCGCACGCACGGGTATTCGCTCGCGGCATCTGGCGGCGGACGATGAAATGGCTTCCGACTTGGCATTGCAGGCCGCCCGCCAAGCGCTACAGCGCGCGCAAATCCATGCGGCGGATCTCGATCTCATCATCGTGGCCACTACCACGCCGGATATGATATTTCCGAGCACGGCCTCCATTCTGCAGGCCAAGCTTGGAGCAGCCGGTTGCGCCGCCTTCGACGTGCAGGCCGTGTGCAGCGGCTTTGTGTACGCCTTATCCACGGCGGATCTCTATGTACGGAGCGGAAAGTGCCGTAATGCCCTGGTGGTCGGAGCGGAGTTGTATTCGCGCATCCTGGATTGGAATGACCGCGCCACCTGTGTTCTGTTTGGCGACGGGGCTGGCGCGGTGGTGCTCACGGCGAGCGATGCTCCCGGAATCGTCGCGACCCGCTTGCATGCCGATGGTAATTTTGGAAAGGTGTTGTGTGTGCCCGGAAGCGTTGCTCATGGCGAAGTGCGCGGGCGGCCCTTTGTCGAAATGGACGGTGGGGCGGTGTTCAAATTTGCCGTCAAGGTGCTAAGCGAAGTCGCTGAAGAAGTAATGACGGATGCCGCGCTCGGCGCCAACGATATACACTGGCTGGTCCCGCACCAAGCCAATGTCCGTATCATCGAAGCCACCGCACGCAAGCTAGGAATATCCATGGAACGGGTAGTCGTCACCGTGGCGCGGCACGCCAATACCTCCGCGGCGTCCATTCCGCTGGCTTTGGATGTGGCTTTGACCGACGGCAGAATCCGCCCAGGCCAGAACGTTTTGCTCGAGGGGGTCGGAGGGGGCTTCACCTGGGGCGCGGCGCTGGTGAAGTGGCAGTGAAGGAACCGGATATGAGTCTTGCCTTTTTATTTCCCGGCCAAGGATCGCAGTCCGTAGGCATGATGGCGGCCTATGCGCAATCTCCCGCCATTCAGCCAGCCTTCGAAGTCGCAAGCCGGGCGCTGGATTTGGATCTCTGGAATTTGGTGGCCCAAGGTCCCGCCGAGGAGTTGGGGCGCACGGTCAACACACAGCCGGTGATGCTGGTGGCAGGTTATGCCGTGTACCAGGCGTGGAAGGCCGCGGGCGGACGCACGCCAGCATTCATGGCAGGACATAGCTTGGGGGAGTACACGGCATGGGTATGTGCCGGTGCCTTGAAGTTTGCCGATGCCGTACCATTCGTGCGTGCCCGCGCCCGCATCATGCAAGACGCTGTGCCGGAGGGAACAGGCGGCATCGCGGCATTGCTCGGCGCGGAACTCAAGGACGTTCTGGAGGTGTGCGCGGAAGCCTCCAGCGTGGGAGTGGTGGAACCCGCCAATCTGAATGCGCCTGGACAAATCGTCATCGCGGGACACCGCAACGCGGTGGAAAAAGCCATGGAGCTTGCCAAGACTCGCGGTGCCAAGCGCACCGTGATGCTGCCCATGAGCGCGCCTTCTCACTGCAGCTTGATGAAAGGGGCCTCCGAGGAAATCGGCGCCATGCTCCAAAAGCTCACCATCCGTTCGCCGTCAGTGTCCGTCGTATGCAACGCCGACGTCGCGATCAACACGGATCCGGGCGCCATCAAATCGGCCCTCACGCGGCAACTCTACAGTGCAGTACGCTGGATAGAAACCATCGAGCTACTGAGTAAGCAAGGTGCGAACACCTTTGTGGAATGCGGTCCTGGCCAAGTATTGAGCGGCTTGGTCAAACGCATCGTTCCGCAGGCCAAAATCCTCGCGCTCAAGGACTACGCGACTCTCGAACGACTCGCCAAGGAGTATCCGGCTTGACACAACTCACGGGGAAGGTGGCATTGGTTACGGGTGCCAGCCGTGGTATCGGCAAGGCCATCGCAATGGAACTCGCGCGCCAAGGAGCGGCCGTGGTAGGCACCGCCACCAGCGATGCGGGTGCGCAATCCATTACTGCCTACCTAGGCGAGGCAGGATTGAAGGGCGAGGGCATGACCTTGCAAGTGCGCGACGAGAGCCAAGTGGCGAGCGTTTTGGGCGCAGCGCAAGAAAAGCACGGCAAGATTTTCGTATTGGTGAACAACGCAGGCATCACCCGCGATAATTTGCTGTTGCGCATGAAGGATAGCGAGTGGGACGACGTCATGGACGTCAACCTCAAATCCGTGTTCCGGCTCTCGCGCGGAGTGCTGCGCGAGATGATGCGCGCAAGGGAAGGGCGCATCATCAACATTACCTCGGTGGTGGGGGAGAGCGGAAACGCCGGCCAATGCAATTATGCCGCCGCCAAGGGGGCGGTGATCGCTTTCACCAAATCCTTGGCGCAGGAGGTGGCAAGACGCAATATCACCGTTAATTGCGTGGCTCCAGGATTCATCGAAACCGACATGACAAGCGCCCTCACGGAAGAGCAGCGCAATGCCGCTTTACAGCGCATTCCTCTCGCGCGCTTGGGGCAAGCACAGGACATCGCCGCCGCCGTCGCGTTCCTGGCATCGCCAGGAGCCGGCTACATTACCGGTGGGACGCTCGACGTCAACGGCGGCATGTATATGCGATGAGGCGAAGCTTCGCATTCGTCATATCCTATTTGGTAGACTACGCGCGTTTTTTCAACCGCCACATGAAAAGGGGCGGAAACAAGGGAGGGCGGCATCAGGGTTAGGCCGCCCCATTCGTCGACACATAGAAGGACTAATTGATGGAATCCGTAGAACAGCGTGTCAGAAAGATCGTTGCCGAACAGCTCGGCGTGAATGAAGCCGACGTGAAAAACGAGTCGACCTTTGTCGATGACCTCGGTGCGGACTCTCTCGATACCGTGGAGCTGGTCATGGCCCTGGAAGAAGAATTCGAGTGCGAAATTCCCGACGAAGAAGCGGAGAAAATCACCTCGGTGCAACAGGCCATCGATTACGTGAATGGCCACGTAAAGGCTGCGTAGGCCCAAGCGCTTTTTATCGCGATGCATCAGCCATCGCCATTTCAGCATTTCCGGAGATGATTTGTCCAAACGCAGAGTCGTCGTAACAGGCCTTGGCGTTGTTTCGCCGGTGGCAATTGGGGCACCTGAAACCTGGGCGGGGATTCTTGCCGGACGCTCTGGCATCGGCCGTATCACCCGCTTCGACGCGACGGGATTCGCGTCCCAGGTGGCGGGGGAAATAAAGGGTTTCGATCCAGCCAAATATCTCCCCGCCAAGGAAGTCCGGCGCTTCGATACTTTTATTCATTACGGGATCGCGGCGGCTTCCGAGGCCATTGGCGATGCGCGGCTCAAGGCGACGCCGGAAACCGCGGAGCGCA
This DNA window, taken from Betaproteobacteria bacterium, encodes the following:
- the fabD gene encoding [acyl-carrier-protein] S-malonyltransferase, producing MSLAFLFPGQGSQSVGMMAAYAQSPAIQPAFEVASRALDLDLWNLVAQGPAEELGRTVNTQPVMLVAGYAVYQAWKAAGGRTPAFMAGHSLGEYTAWVCAGALKFADAVPFVRARARIMQDAVPEGTGGIAALLGAELKDVLEVCAEASSVGVVEPANLNAPGQIVIAGHRNAVEKAMELAKTRGAKRTVMLPMSAPSHCSLMKGASEEIGAMLQKLTIRSPSVSVVCNADVAINTDPGAIKSALTRQLYSAVRWIETIELLSKQGANTFVECGPGQVLSGLVKRIVPQAKILALKDYATLERLAKEYPA
- a CDS encoding ketoacyl-ACP synthase III; the protein is MIYSRITATGGYLPSRVVTNEELASRLDTSDEWISARTGIRSRHLAADDEMASDLALQAARQALQRAQIHAADLDLIIVATTTPDMIFPSTASILQAKLGAAGCAAFDVQAVCSGFVYALSTADLYVRSGKCRNALVVGAELYSRILDWNDRATCVLFGDGAGAVVLTASDAPGIVATRLHADGNFGKVLCVPGSVAHGEVRGRPFVEMDGGAVFKFAVKVLSEVAEEVMTDAALGANDIHWLVPHQANVRIIEATARKLGISMERVVVTVARHANTSAASIPLALDVALTDGRIRPGQNVLLEGVGGGFTWGAALVKWQ
- the plsX gene encoding phosphate acyltransferase PlsX, which translates into the protein MSVTIALDCMGGDHGIKVTVPAALRFMQGNSDVNIVLVGKHDALEKALAGTGQAQTGRIEIRHAGEVVEMGDAPAVALRGKRDSSMRVAADLVRAGEADACVSAGNTGALMAISRFVLKMLPGVERPAIASMLPTQKGHCCMLDLGANVNCTPVHLLQFAVMGSSLFTAVDGNESPTVGLLNIGEEEIKGNEIAKLAGDLLKTSGLNYFGNVEGDDVYMGTTDVVVCDGFVGNVFLKGSEGLARMLAAYLREEYQRNGWNKLAAFLSLPAISAFRKRVDPRRYNGASLLGLRGIVVKSHGSADALAFEVAIGRAYDEARNKVLDRIAAHMPRMLEKVG
- the fabG gene encoding 3-oxoacyl-ACP reductase FabG, which translates into the protein MRSWPSIERLGQTHRSAGQNPRAQGLRDSRTTRQGVSGLTQLTGKVALVTGASRGIGKAIAMELARQGAAVVGTATSDAGAQSITAYLGEAGLKGEGMTLQVRDESQVASVLGAAQEKHGKIFVLVNNAGITRDNLLLRMKDSEWDDVMDVNLKSVFRLSRGVLREMMRAREGRIINITSVVGESGNAGQCNYAAAKGAVIAFTKSLAQEVARRNITVNCVAPGFIETDMTSALTEEQRNAALQRIPLARLGQAQDIAAAVAFLASPGAGYITGGTLDVNGGMYMR
- a CDS encoding acyl carrier protein codes for the protein MESVEQRVRKIVAEQLGVNEADVKNESTFVDDLGADSLDTVELVMALEEEFECEIPDEEAEKITSVQQAIDYVNGHVKAA